The following coding sequences lie in one Lacerta agilis isolate rLacAgi1 chromosome 4, rLacAgi1.pri, whole genome shotgun sequence genomic window:
- the LOC117045331 gene encoding gap junction beta-6 protein-like — MDWGTLQGILGGVNQHSTSIGKIWLTVLFIFRIMILVVAAEEVWGDEQDDFVCNTLQPGCKNVCYDHFFPISHIRLWALQLIFVSTPALLVAMHVAYRRHERKKKFRKGDKSCEYKDIEEIKKQKFHIEGPLWWTYTTSILFRLIFEASFMYVFYYMYQGYHMPRLLKCSAWPCPNVVDCFVSRPTEKTVFTIFMISVSGICILLNVAELSYLLLKVCARRSRRPGKPKNHTNHENKEESKQNEMNELISDSCQNTVTGFPSS; from the coding sequence ATGGACTGGGGAACGCTACAGGGCATTTTAGGAGGTGTAAACCAACATTCTACCAGTATTGGAAAGATTTGGTTGACTGTCCTGTTCATCTTCCGTATTATGATCCTTGTTGTTGCAGCGGAGGAAGTCTGGGGTGATGAGCAAGATGATTTTGTGTGCAATACACTGCAACCAGGATGCAAAAATGTCTGCTATgatcattttttccccatttcccacATCAGACTCTGGGCCCTCCAGCTCATCTTTGTCTCCACCCCTGCACTCTTGGTGGCAATGCATGTCGCATACAGGCGGCACGAAAGGAAAAAGAAGTTCCGAAAGGGAGATAAAAGCTGTGAATATAAGGACAtagaagaaataaagaaacagaaattTCACATCGAAGGTCCCTTGTGGTGGACATACACTACCAGCATCTTGTTCAGACTGATTTTCGAAGCTTCTTTCATGTATGTGTTTTACTATATGTATCAGGGATATCACATGCCTCGGCTATTGAAATGCAGCGCCTGGCCGTGTCCCAATGTAGTGGACTGCTTTGTTTCACGTCCCACTGAAAAGACCGTCTTTACCATTTTCATGATTTCAGTGTCTGGCATTTGCATTCTGCTGAATGTGGCCGAGCTCTCCTATTTGCTGCTGAAGGTTTGTGCCAGAAGGTCCAGAAGACCAGGGAAACCAAAAAATCACACTAACCATGAGAacaaagaagaaagcaaacaaaacgAAATGAATGAGCTTATATCTGACAGCTGCCAGAACACAGTAACAGGATTTCCAAGCAGCTAA